The Suncus etruscus isolate mSunEtr1 chromosome 7, mSunEtr1.pri.cur, whole genome shotgun sequence genome includes a window with the following:
- the LOC126013476 gene encoding proteasome activator complex subunit 3-like translates to MAAPLKLEQDVQGKVDSFRARIAQEAQDLVSTFFPQKLSELDSRVQELRLQDLSRIRSVPAPPCAPDTAGDGPSWDPLATPGPGPVAAKGPALPCAEGQLLRSNHHLVELIERVKPEIELLREKCNTVRMWVQLLIPRVEDGNNFGVSIQEDTVDQLWTVESTAASYLRRFSTYYNTRAKLVSKILKYPQVEDYRRTVAEVDENEYLSVRQILLHVRNQYATLHDVIVKNIDKIQTPRSTHAEELY, encoded by the coding sequence ATGGCGGCCCCGCTGAAGCTGGAGCAGGATGTGCAGGGGAAGGTGGACTCGTTTCGGGCCCGCATTGCGCAGGAGGCCCAGGACCTGGTGTCCACCTTCTTCCCGCAGAAGCTGTCCGAACTGGACAGCCGAGTCCAGGAGCTCCGCCTGCAGGACCTGTCGCGGATCCGCTCGGTGCCGGCTCCCCCTTGCGCCCCGGACACGGCGGGGGATGGGCCCAGCTGGGACCCACTGGCCACCCCAGGCCCCGGCCCGGTGGCCGCCAAAGGCCCGGCGCTGCCCTGCGCCGAGGGGCAGCTGCTGCGCAGCAACCACCACCTGGTGGAGCTCATCGAGCGCGTCAAGCCCGAGATCGAGCTGCTGCGAGAGAAGTGCAACACGGTGCGCATGTGGGTGCAGCTGCTCATCCCCAGGGTGGAGGACGGCAACAACTTTGGGGTGTCCATCCAGGAGGACACGGTTGATCAGCTGTGGACGGTGGAGAGCACTGCCGCCTCCTACCTGCGGCGCTTCTCGACCTACTACAACACGCGGGCCAAGCTGGTGTCCAAAATTCTGAAGTACCCGCAGGTCGAGGACTACCGGCGCACAGTGGCCGAGGTGGACGAGAACGAGTACCTGAGCGTGCGCCAGATCCTGCTGCACGTGCGCAACCAGTATGCCACGCTGCATGATGTCATTGTGAAGAACATTGACAAGATCCAGACGCCCCGCAGCACCCACGCCGAGGAGCTCTACTGA